In Brassica rapa cultivar Chiifu-401-42 chromosome A06, CAAS_Brap_v3.01, whole genome shotgun sequence, a single window of DNA contains:
- the LOC103873043 gene encoding pre-mRNA-splicing factor cwc-21: MYNGIGLQTARGSGTNGYVQTNKFFVRPRNGGKPLSGGKGFADDQGTAGLSKRPNKDILEHDRKRQIHLKLAVLEDELSDQGFSDAEIAEKLEEARLKFEAAAAASEESDAVGDSKISDTQTHQVAARKEKQMEAFRAALGLRDPEQAEEGIIEEEPTGVVKERREHSFLDRGSGRKVDEDVEVKGGKGKESKKQRGDDVDEAKRQKKKGSKKRRHDDDSSESDAKGRDRRRRSKKKAKGRKQESDSESDSSSSDSDSDSDSGEKRRREVTKKRGRSRRSVSSESDVESDDSKKLRKSHKKSRPTNQSVSKDSRDKPDEGRGGRKRHDSDVSEPESEDEKQQLRKKEEAYRSGPKQKRDQEDLESDHLKDMHRGGKKAARDSDDSETEYGNNKKQLRSKVEVYSGGMSKKRDEEEIVSKHDYDRKQVARDSSDDSEAEYENRRKLKDDSYQRGRKQIREEDHSRYGRDRYRSDDAGQRRGTVKDVDDRYRGQASEEEDENDRGRYRQRRETVKEDDTEYKRGRERYRGDKEDRYRDDVAAGKRHVMGKEDEDDERVSSREREYSDKGRNHYDGRSSGKRSSNGDRD; encoded by the coding sequence ATGTACAACGGAATAGGGTTACAGACCGCGAGAGGATCTGGGACTAACGGTTACGTTCAGACGAACAAGTTCTTCGTGAGGCCTAGGAACGGTGGTAAGCCCCTTAGTGGCGGAAAAGGCTTTGCGGATGATCAGGGAACCGCTGGTTTATCCAAGAGACCCAACAAAGACATCCTCGAGCATGACCGTAAGCGTCAGATCCATCTCAAGCTTGCTGTGCTTGAAGACGAGCTTTCAGATCAGGGCTTCTCTGATGCCGAGATTGCTGAGAAGCTTGAGGAAGCAAGGTTGAAGTTtgaagctgctgctgctgcctCTGAGGAGAGTGATGCGGTTGGTGATTCGAAGATCTCTGATACACAGACTCATCAGGTTGCTGCGAGGAAGGAGAAGCAGATGGAAGCTTTTCGAGCTGCGCTTGGTTTGCGTGATCCAGAGCAGGCTGAAGAAGGGATCATTGAGGAGGAGCCAACGGGGGTTGTGAAGGAGAGGCGAGAACATTCGTTTTTGGACCGTGGTAGTGGGAGGAAGGTAGATGAGGATGTAGAGGTGAAAGGTGGTAAGGGTAAGGAAAGCAAGAAGCAGCGTGGTGATGATGTGGATGAAGCGAAGCGTCAGAAGAAGAAAGGGAGCAAGAAGAGAAGACATGATGATGACTCATCTGAGTCTGATGCTAAGGGTCGTGACCGCAGAAGGCGCTCTAAGAAGAAGGCTAAGGGGCGTAAACAAGAGAGTGACAGTGAGAGTGACTCTAGCAGCTCCGATTCTGACTCCGACAGTGACAgcggagagaagaggagaagggaGGTTACAAAGAAACGTGGTAGAAGCAGAAGAAGTGTTTCTTCTGAATCTGACGTTGAGAGTGACGACAGCAAGAAACTTAGGAAGTCACACAAAAAGAGTCGACCCACCAACCAATCTGTTTCGAAAGATTCAAGGGATAAACCTGATGAAGGAAGAGGTGGGCGGAAGAGGCATGATTCCGATGTTAGCGAGCCTGAATCTGAGGATGAGAAACAACAACTgcgaaagaaagaagaagcctACCGCAGTGGACCAAAGCAGAAAAGAGACCAGGAAGACCTGGAGTCTGATCATCTTAAGGACATGCATAGAGGTGGCAAGAAAGCTGCAAGAGACTCTGATGACAGTGAGACCGAGTATGGGAACAACAAGAAACAGCTGCGCAGTAAAGTAGAAGTTTACAGTGGAGGAATGAGCAAgaagagagatgaagaagagatcGTGTCCAAGCATGATTATGATAGGAAGCAAGTTGCAAGGGACTCTTCTGATGACAGTGAGGCTGAGTATGAAAATAGGAGGAAGCTGAAGGATGACAGTTACCAAAGAGGAAGGAAGCAGATAAGAGAGGAGGACCACAGTCGCTATGGAAGGGACAGGTATCGAAGCGATGATGCTGGTCAGAGACGTGGAACTGTTAAGGATGTTGATGATAGGTACAGAGGTCAAGCGAGCGAGGAAGAGGATGAAAATGATAGGGGTCGATACAGACAGAGACGTGAAACGGTTAAGGAGGATGATACAGAGTACAAGCGTGGCAGGGAGAGGTACAGAGGCGATAAGGAGGACAGGTATAGAGATGATGTTGCTGCTGGAAAAAGACATGTGATGGGTAAGGAAGACGAAGATGATGAACGAGTTAGCAGCAGGGAGCGTGAGTACTCAGACAAGGGTCGAAATCATTATGATGGCCGATCAAGCGGGAAGAGGTCCTCCAACGGTGATAGAGATTAA
- the LOC103873045 gene encoding ubiquitin carboxyl-terminal hydrolase 26, translating to MRPNTRNKNKRPRPSDAADSYSQILRKIHEANDVTDEDVNQLFMISKPLCQGCRVNTRDNPNCFCGLVPPPNGSRKSGLWQKTSEIIQALGPDLSSELRDSDSTPAGLTNLGATCYANSILQCLYMNTAFREGVFSVEVDVLRQYPVLDQIARLFAQLYASKKSFVDSDAFVKTLELDNGIQQDIHEFSTLLLSLLERCLRHSGVSKAKTIVQDLFRGSVSHVTTCSKCGRESEASSKVEDFYALELNIKGLKSLDDSLNDYFSLEHLNGDNQYFCGSCDARVDATRCIKLRTLPPVITFQLKRCVFLPKTTAKKKITSSLSFPQVLDMRSRLAESSENELTYELSAVLIHKGSAVNSGHYVAHIKDEKTGLWWKFDDEQVSELGTHPFDEGSSSTAQSESNGAASSGKTKDVKQSGSSSIKSEVFSSSDAYMLMYSLRCGKKESQEGQRENPIDIANGEVASVQQPEGCYLPSHLDKWINDLNATFLEACKQFDLTKESQLNTLTERRQEVRTILSEAAVQSLEEQYFWISTEWLRLWADTISPPALDNTPLLCSHGKVLASKVTCMKRISELAWTKLESKFNGGPKLGKGDYCRECLMDGARMVVSSDSYRDRRTFMKNIATDVLSGKCEDGNYYVSKAWLQQWVKRKNIDAPSEADAGPTNAITCSHGELMPEQAPGAKRILVPENFWSFLVEDALKVTPEDTSGCQCFPLDSIQCSHCTSELSEVAGVEDALRTIKAKQRQNHDKLATGKGIALTPQSRYFLLPSPWLVQWRSYINMTGKNSSSVPEPELLDGVINTLTCQKHTRLVERLPELVYRRGSLFQKNPSTDKLAIIPEDDWKYFCEEWGGIVEKGVSALIEAGSNTNQSASQDVIDLDQDSSPDVNMEIDNQQPIIRTFPEVCEECIGERESCELMQKLTYSEGDVSVCLVRGKEAPKSMLNASDSSFEVDRRTSKRSRRTNYGKHTSLTVSATTTVYQLKMMIWQLLGVMKENQELHKGTQLIDQESATLADMNIFPGDKLWVRDTEIHEHRDIADELCDTKSGPQDIEEGFRGTLLTGDITFEAC from the exons ATGAGACCTAACACCAGGAACAAGAACAAACGGCCAAGACCATCAGACGCTGCTGATTCCTATTCTCAAATTCTCCG AAAGATCCACGAAGCTAATGATGTAACTGATGAAGACGTGAACCAACTTTTCATGATATCCAAGCCACTTTGTCAAGGCTGCCGTGTCAACACTCGTGACAACCCCAACTGTTTCTGCGGTCTTGTTCCTCCGCCTAACGGAAGCCGTAAGTCTGGTCTCTGGCAGAAGACTTCCGAGATCATACAAGCTCTTGGTCCTGATCTCTCCTCGGAGCTTCGTGATTCTGACTCTACGCCGGCTGGTTTAACCAATCTCGGAGCTACTTGCTATGCTAATAGTATACTCCAGTGTTTGTACATGAACACTGCGTTCCGTGAAGGAGTTTTCTCTGTCGAGGTTGATGTATTGAGACAGTATCCTGTCTTGGATCAGATTGCGAGGCTTTTCGCGCAGCTGTATGCTAGCAAAAAGTCTTTTGTTGATTCGGATGCTTTTGTGAAGACGCTGGAGTTGGATAATGGGATTCAGCAGGATATTCATGAGTTCTCGACTTTGCTTCTCTCCTTGCTTGAGCGTTGCTTACGCCATTCTGGAGTTTCCAAGGCCAAAACAATTGTGCAGGATCTCTTCCGCGGTAGTGTCTCGCATGTGACCAC GTGCTCAAAATGTGGGAGGGAGTCGGAAGCTTCTTCAAAGGTCGAAGATTTTTATGCCCTTGAGTTGAATATCAAGGGCCTCAAAAGTTTGGATGATAGTTTGAATGATTACTTTAGCTTGGAGCATCTCAATGGGGATAACCAATATTTTTGTGGGAGCTGCGATGCCAGAGTAGATGCCACACGCTGCATTAAGCTGCGAACCCTACCTCCTGTTATCACTTTCCAGCTCAAACGATGTGTTTTCCTCCCTAAG ACTACGGCTAAGAAGAAGATTACGTCCTCGCTTTCCTTTCCTCAAGTGCTGGATATGCGATCGAGATTGGCGGAGTCTTCTGAGAATGAGTTGACATACGAACTCTCTGCTGTGTTAATCCACAAAGGAAGTGCTGTGAACAGTGGACATTACGTTGCTCACATAAAAGATGAAAAGACTGGCTTGTGGTGGAAATTTGACGATGAGCAAGTGTCTGAACTGGGTACACATCCATTCGATGAAGGTTCTTCTTCAACTGCACAGTCCGAGAGTAATGGTGCCGCTAGTAGTGGGAAAACCAAAGATGTCAAACAATCAGGTTCTTCTTCTATTAAGTCGGAGGTTTTCTCATCCAGTGATGCTTATATGCTGATGTACAGTCTTAGATGCGGTAAAAAGGAAAGTCAGGAAGGACAAAGAGAGAACCCTATTGACATAGCCAACGGAGAAGTTGCTAGTGTTCAACAGCCGGAAGGTTGTTATCTTCCGTCACATCTCGATAAATGGATCAATGACCTGAACGCAACATTCCTTGAGGCGTGCAAGCAATTTGATTTAACAAAGGAAAGTCAATTGAACACTTTGACTGAAAGGAGGCAAGAAGTACGGACTATACTTTCAGAAGCTGCTGTTCAGTCACTTGAAGAACAATATTTTTGGATCTCCACAGAATGGCTTCGTCTATGGGCTGATACGATTTCGCCCCC CGCTTTGGACAACACCCCGTTACTTTGTTCCCATGGGAAAGTTCTTGCCTCAAAAGTTACTTGCATGAAGCGTATATCTGAACTTGCATGGACGAAGTTAGAATCAAAG TTCAATGGTGGACCAAAGTTAGGGAAAGGGGACTACTGCAGGGAATGTCTTATGGATGGTGCTCGCATGGTTGTCTCTTCTGACAGTTATAGGGATCGAAGAACATTCATGAAAAACATAGCAACCGATGTTCTTTCGGGAAAGTGCGAGGACGGAAATTATTACGTCTCTAAAGCATG GTTGCAGCAATGGGTGAAAAGGAAAAACATTGATGCTCCCAGTGAAGCAGATGCAGGGCCTACAAATGCAATCACGTGCAGTCATGGAGAGCTGATGCCTGAGCAAGCGCCAGGGGCCAAAAGAATTCTAGTTCCAGAGAATTTCTGGTCATTCCTTGTTGAAGATGCTTTAAAAGTGACACCAGAAGATACTTCGGGTTGTCAATGTTTCCCTCTGGACTCCATCCAATGTTCTCATTGCACATCCGAACTTTCTGAGGTTGCAGGCGTCGAGGATGCACTAAG AACAATAAAGGCCAAGCAGCGCCAGAATCACGATAAGTTAGCCACGGGAAAGGGTATAGCATTAACGCCACAAAGCCGATATTTCTTGTTGCCATCTCCATGGCTAGTGCAGTGGAGGAGCTATATTAACATGACTGGAAAAAATAGTTCCTCAGTACCAGAGCCTGAACTTCTTGATGGAGTCATTAATACTCTCACATGCCAGAAG CACACTCGACTCGTTGAAAGGCTCCCTGAACTTGTCTACCGACGTGGCtcattatttcaaaaaaatccATCT ACGGATAAGCTGGCAATCATCCCTGAGGATGACTGGAAGTATTTCTGTGAGGAGTGGGGAGGGATCGTGGAGAAGGGAGTCTCTGCTCTTATTGAGGCTGGTAGTAATACGAATCAGAGTGCATCCCAGGACGTTATTGACCTTGATCAGGATTCTTCTCCTGATGTTAATATGGAGATTGATAATCAGCAGCCTATTATCAGGACGTTCCCAGAG GTTTGTGAGGAATGCATAGGAGAGAGGGAGAGCTGTGAGTTGATGCAGAAGCTCACTTACTCTGAAGGAGATGTATCTGTCTGCCTGGTGCGCGGAAAGGAAGCTCCAAAGTCGATGTTGAATGCATCTGACTCGAGCTTTGAGGTGGACCGTCGTACTTCAAAGCGTTCCCGGAGAACTAACTATGGGAAGCATACCAGCTTGACAGTATCTGCAACGACCACTGTGTACCAGTTAAAGATGATGATATGGCAACTACTTGGG GTGATGAAGGAGAACCAAGAACTTCACAAAGGCACACAACTGATTGATCAAGAATCTGCAACCCTTGCAGACATGAACATATTCCCTGGCGACAAGCTTTGGGTGAGAGATACCGAGATACATGAGCACCGCGATATTGCTG ATGAGCTTTGCGATACGAAGTCAGGGCCTCAAGATATAGAAGAAGGTTTCCGGGGCACATTATTGACTGGAGATATCACTTTTGAAGCCTGCTAG